A window of Sander vitreus isolate 19-12246 chromosome 18, sanVit1, whole genome shotgun sequence contains these coding sequences:
- the naa20 gene encoding N-alpha-acetyltransferase 20, whose amino-acid sequence MTTLRPFTCDDLFKFNNINLDPLTETYGIPFYLQYLAHWPEYFIVAEAPGGELMGYIMGKAEGSVAREEWHGHVTALSVAPEFRRLGLAAKLMEMLEEISERKGGFFVDLFVRVSNQVAVNMYKRLGYSVYRTVIEYYSASNGEPDEDAYDMRKALSRDTEKKSIIPLPHPVRPEDIE is encoded by the exons ATGACAACATTAAGACCGTTTACCTGcgatgatttatttaaatttaacaatat CAACCTGGACCCATTGACAGAAACT TATGGGATCCCGTTTTACCTCCAGTACCTGGCTCACTGGCCGGAGTACTTTATCGTTGCTGAGGCTCCTGGTGGTGAACTGATGGGCTACA TCATGGGGAAGGCGGAGGGATCTGTGGCTCGGGAGGAGTGGCACGGTCACGTCACCGCACTGTCTGTCGCCCCCGAGTTCAGGAGACTCGGCCTCGCAGCCAAACTCATGGAGATGCTGGAGGAGATCTCGGAGAG GAAGGGCGGATTCTTCGTGGACCTCTTCGTGCGCGTCTCCAACCAGGTGGCGGTGAACATGTACAAACGTCTGGGCTACAGCGTCTACAGGACGGTGATCGAGTATTACTCAGCCAGCAACGGAGAACCGGATGAAGACGCCTACG ACATGAGGAAAGCTCTGTCCAGAGACACGGAGAAGAAGTCCATCATCCCGCTGCCACACCCAGTCCGACCAGAGGACATCGAATAA